A region from the Nocardioides exalbidus genome encodes:
- a CDS encoding ABC transporter permease, with translation MSSATIDPTSRRVPPLGGFNRTILAIELRRMMRNRRTIIFTLVFPTAMFFVFGSGAGGDERVGVGNVAAYVMVSMALYGGALIAASGGAMVAVERALGWSRQLRLTPLNPLAYILVKALVALAMAALAIAVVNLVGAFRGQPDMPTATWLECIVTTLVCTMSFAALGVFVGYLVPGENTMQILGPGLALLSFLGGLFIPLSQYSPLIRDIAYWTPMYGVAEVARAPLTRDLPWFAIVNAVVWFAIFVLGAAWRMSKDTARV, from the coding sequence ATGAGCAGCGCCACGATCGACCCCACCTCCCGACGGGTCCCGCCGCTCGGCGGGTTCAACCGGACCATCCTCGCCATCGAGCTCCGGCGGATGATGCGCAACCGCCGCACCATCATCTTCACCCTCGTCTTCCCGACCGCGATGTTCTTCGTCTTCGGCTCGGGCGCGGGCGGCGACGAGCGGGTCGGCGTCGGCAACGTCGCGGCCTACGTCATGGTCTCGATGGCTCTCTACGGCGGCGCGCTCATCGCGGCGTCCGGCGGCGCCATGGTCGCGGTCGAGCGCGCCCTCGGGTGGTCCCGCCAGCTGCGGCTCACCCCGCTCAACCCGCTCGCGTACATCCTGGTGAAGGCCCTGGTCGCGCTGGCCATGGCCGCCCTCGCCATCGCCGTCGTCAACCTCGTCGGCGCCTTCCGCGGCCAGCCCGACATGCCGACCGCGACGTGGCTCGAGTGCATCGTCACCACGCTCGTGTGCACGATGAGCTTCGCCGCGCTCGGCGTCTTCGTCGGCTACCTGGTGCCCGGCGAGAACACCATGCAGATCCTCGGCCCCGGCCTGGCGCTGCTGTCCTTCCTCGGCGGCCTGTTCATCCCGCTCTCCCAGTACAGCCCGCTCATCCGCGACATCGCCTACTGGACCCCGATGTACGGCGTCGCCGAGGTCGCCCGCGCGCCCCTGACCCGCGACCTGCCCTGGTTCGCGATCGTCAACGCGGTCGTGTGGTTCGCGATCTTCGTCCTCGGCGCGGCCTGGCGGATGAGCAAGGACACCGCGCGGGTCTGA
- a CDS encoding sensor histidine kinase, whose protein sequence is MSAALVASAALGLVTTGSGWVVRKSGRARSSAVALVAGGLLLLLASGLALLGSDAAAGRIFLVAGCLALPLAVLSYPRLSWRDPLSFVVLVVLVGGGAISAAWPVAIYPLGFVVVGALLVHAWWAFEQGTSDDRRALTWSTLGWIGAGLAVTFLGFLGESAGTGVMTDVGPVFVVALAVGPVAMAIGVVRPEVVDVRGLVTQAVVATTVFLAYLSAAIGLASAIEVVGGTPLRATPLVVLCGLLAFGVRPLQVLLRGVVDQLLFGDRPDPLQAATSVADRIGDDPSLALAAVREALVLPYASLRAGGETLASSGTEVTHTRVLPLRLGDDEVGEVVVGLRAGDLSLDAGDADVLRIVAPLLAQTLRAQAMSRDLQKSREAVVTAVEEERRRLRRDLHDGLGPTLSGVAFATDAARNQLHADPARADELLVQLRADTTRAITEIRRLVEGLRPPALDQLGLVGALRQHASTLHSAAGTPLPVTLVAPAELPPLPAASEVAAYRIVVEALTNVVRHSCATSASVELGVRDGALVLAVRDDGTSDSDWTPGVGISSMRERSLQVGGSLSAAATSAGGVVEATIPLGRAG, encoded by the coding sequence GTGAGTGCCGCCCTCGTCGCCTCGGCGGCGCTCGGGCTGGTGACCACGGGCTCGGGGTGGGTCGTCCGGAAGAGCGGCCGGGCGCGTTCCAGCGCCGTCGCCCTGGTGGCGGGTGGCCTGCTCCTGCTCCTCGCGTCGGGCCTGGCGCTGCTCGGCAGCGATGCGGCGGCCGGCCGGATCTTCCTCGTGGCCGGCTGCCTGGCCCTGCCCCTGGCCGTGCTGTCGTACCCCCGGCTCAGCTGGCGCGACCCGCTCTCCTTCGTGGTCCTCGTCGTGCTCGTCGGCGGCGGCGCCATCTCGGCGGCGTGGCCCGTGGCGATCTATCCGCTCGGGTTCGTGGTCGTCGGCGCGCTGCTCGTCCACGCGTGGTGGGCCTTCGAGCAGGGCACGAGCGACGACCGGCGCGCGCTCACCTGGAGCACGCTCGGCTGGATCGGAGCCGGACTGGCCGTCACCTTCCTCGGCTTCCTGGGCGAGTCCGCCGGGACCGGCGTGATGACCGACGTCGGCCCGGTGTTCGTGGTCGCGCTCGCCGTCGGTCCGGTCGCGATGGCCATCGGCGTCGTGCGTCCCGAGGTGGTCGACGTACGCGGCCTCGTCACGCAGGCGGTCGTCGCCACCACCGTGTTCCTCGCCTACCTCTCGGCCGCGATCGGGCTCGCCTCGGCAATCGAGGTCGTCGGAGGCACGCCGCTCCGGGCGACGCCGCTCGTGGTGCTGTGCGGCCTGCTCGCGTTCGGCGTACGACCCCTGCAGGTGCTGCTCCGCGGGGTGGTCGACCAGCTCCTCTTCGGCGACCGGCCCGACCCGCTGCAGGCGGCCACGTCGGTCGCGGACCGGATCGGCGACGACCCCTCGCTCGCGCTCGCCGCGGTGCGCGAGGCGCTCGTGCTGCCGTACGCCAGCCTCCGCGCCGGCGGCGAGACCCTCGCGTCGTCCGGGACCGAGGTCACCCACACCCGCGTGCTGCCGCTGCGGCTCGGCGACGACGAGGTCGGCGAGGTGGTGGTGGGGCTGCGGGCCGGCGACCTCTCGCTCGACGCGGGCGACGCGGACGTGCTGCGGATCGTCGCGCCCCTGCTCGCGCAGACGCTGCGCGCGCAGGCGATGAGCCGTGACCTGCAGAAGTCCCGGGAAGCCGTCGTCACCGCGGTCGAGGAGGAACGGCGTCGCTTGCGACGGGACCTGCACGACGGCCTGGGCCCGACCCTCAGTGGCGTCGCCTTCGCGACCGACGCGGCGCGCAACCAGCTCCACGCCGACCCGGCCCGTGCCGACGAGCTCCTCGTCCAGCTCCGCGCGGACACCACCCGCGCGATCACCGAGATCCGCCGGCTCGTCGAGGGCCTGCGCCCGCCGGCGCTCGACCAGCTCGGCCTCGTCGGAGCGCTCCGGCAGCACGCGTCGACCCTGCACTCCGCGGCCGGCACGCCGCTGCCCGTCACGCTCGTCGCTCCGGCCGAGCTGCCCCCGCTCCCGGCGGCCTCCGAGGTCGCGGCCTACCGGATCGTCGTCGAGGCGCTCACCAACGTCGTACGCCACTCGTGCGCGACGTCGGCCTCCGTCGAGCTCGGCGTGCGCGACGGGGCGCTCGTGCTGGCCGTCCGCGACGACGGCACCTCCGACAGCGACTGGACGCCCGGGGTCGGGATCTCGTCGATGCGCGAGCGGTCGCTCCAGGTCGGGGGCTCGCTCTCGGCGGCTGCGACGAGCGCCGGCGGGGTGGTGGAGGCGACGATCCCGCTGGGCCGCGCGGGCTAG
- a CDS encoding response regulator has protein sequence MSDARSTAQPIRVVLVDDHPVVLGGLRALLESLPGFEVVGEATDGEAAVREVVLARPDVVLMDIRMPGIDGLEATRRIREATTGVAVLALTMFDDDDTVFGAMRAGAQGYLLKGAAQVEIDRAIRAVVAGEAIFSPGVAQRVLGYFAAPPPVADPFPDLTAREREVLDLMAAGVRNQVIAERLFLSPKTVANHISSIFVKLEVADRSAAIVRARQGGLGGP, from the coding sequence ATGTCCGATGCCCGCTCCACGGCGCAGCCGATCCGCGTGGTGCTCGTCGACGACCACCCGGTCGTGCTGGGCGGGTTGCGCGCGCTGCTGGAGTCGCTGCCCGGCTTCGAGGTCGTGGGCGAGGCGACCGACGGCGAGGCCGCGGTGCGCGAGGTCGTGCTGGCGAGGCCCGACGTCGTCCTGATGGACATCCGGATGCCCGGCATCGACGGGCTCGAGGCGACCCGCCGCATCCGCGAGGCGACCACGGGGGTGGCCGTGCTGGCGCTGACGATGTTCGACGACGACGACACGGTCTTCGGCGCGATGCGCGCGGGCGCCCAGGGCTACCTCCTCAAGGGAGCCGCGCAGGTCGAGATCGACCGCGCCATCCGTGCGGTCGTGGCGGGCGAGGCGATCTTCAGCCCGGGCGTCGCCCAGCGGGTGCTCGGCTACTTCGCGGCGCCCCCGCCGGTCGCCGATCCGTTCCCCGACCTCACCGCGCGCGAGCGCGAGGTGCTCGACCTCATGGCGGCCGGGGTCCGCAACCAGGTCATCGCCGAGCGGCTCTTCCTGTCCCCGAAGACCGTCGCCAACCACATCTCCTCGATCTTCGTGAAGCTCGAGGTCGCCGACCGGTCGGCCGCGATCGTGCGCGCGCGACAGGGCGGGCTGGGCGGCCCGTGA
- a CDS encoding ABC transporter ATP-binding protein, giving the protein MSTSQLSQPDLPGTGAGQAPAVRLEGVTKSFGSVEAVRGIDLELHHGEVVAFLGPNGAGKTTTIDMVLGLSRPTSGRVEVLGLEPRRAIARGLVSAVMQTGGLIKDLTVRETVAYTASLFADTRPVAEVLADAGITEIADRKVGKCSGGEQQRLRFAMALLPDPALLLLDEPTTGMDVEGRRAFWSAIRRDAQQGRTVLFATHYLEEADQYADRIVLISRGRVVADGSGSEIRALAAGRTVRATLPGADTDRLAALGGVDGVEVRGDTVLVRAKDSDAVARYLLTETAARDVEITSHGLEDAFLSLTTEEK; this is encoded by the coding sequence ATGAGCACCTCCCAGCTGTCCCAGCCCGACCTGCCCGGCACCGGCGCCGGACAGGCGCCCGCCGTCCGGCTCGAGGGCGTGACCAAGTCCTTCGGCTCCGTGGAAGCCGTCCGTGGCATCGACCTCGAGCTTCACCATGGGGAGGTCGTGGCGTTCCTCGGCCCCAACGGCGCCGGGAAGACCACGACCATCGACATGGTCCTCGGGCTGTCCCGCCCGACCAGCGGCCGCGTCGAGGTGCTCGGCCTCGAGCCCCGCCGGGCCATCGCCCGCGGGCTGGTCTCGGCCGTCATGCAGACCGGCGGCCTGATCAAGGACCTCACCGTGCGCGAGACCGTCGCCTACACCGCCAGCCTCTTCGCCGACACGCGCCCGGTCGCGGAGGTGCTGGCCGACGCCGGCATCACCGAGATCGCCGATCGCAAGGTCGGCAAGTGCTCGGGCGGCGAGCAGCAGCGGCTGCGGTTCGCGATGGCCCTGCTGCCCGACCCGGCCCTGCTGCTGCTCGACGAGCCGACGACCGGGATGGACGTCGAGGGCCGCCGCGCCTTCTGGTCGGCCATCCGCCGCGATGCCCAGCAGGGCCGCACGGTCCTGTTCGCCACGCACTACCTCGAGGAGGCGGACCAGTACGCCGACCGCATCGTCCTGATCTCCAGGGGCCGCGTCGTCGCCGACGGCAGCGGCTCCGAGATCCGCGCGCTGGCCGCAGGGCGTACGGTCCGGGCCACCCTGCCCGGCGCCGACACCGACCGACTGGCCGCTCTTGGGGGCGTCGACGGTGTCGAGGTGCGTGGCGACACCGTGCTCGTCCGCGCCAAGGACAGCGACGCGGTCGCCCGCTACCTCCTGACCGAGACCGCCGCACGAGACGTCGAGATCACCTCGCACGGCCTCGAGGACGCCTTCCTGAGCCTGACCACCGAGGAGAAGTGA